A stretch of the Pristis pectinata isolate sPriPec2 chromosome 7, sPriPec2.1.pri, whole genome shotgun sequence genome encodes the following:
- the rad17 gene encoding LOW QUALITY PROTEIN: cell cycle checkpoint protein RAD17 (The sequence of the model RefSeq protein was modified relative to this genomic sequence to represent the inferred CDS: inserted 1 base in 1 codon; deleted 2 bases in 2 codons), producing MARKSGAWNCGLKNELAVHKKKXEEVDNWLKAHTSERCHHQDGSILLLTGAAGTGKTATIQVLVKELGIQLHEWINPLSQNKFKIRDEFEDYYNTDSSFQAYMSKPQSVLFQEFLLRANKYKKLQMVGDTWRRTRKLVLVEDIPNQFYREPSCLHDILRKFVQTARCPLVFIISDSISGDSNQRLLFPNDVQKELGIFNISFNPVAPTSMLKVLSRISAQEASKNAGKSIVADKKCTGDALYGSAGDIRSAINSLQFTLAAHWNQIQLPNSKGKSSVRTGTSSKGKYEGKSSKARGKESGLPAIEARTKSLFLFRALGKIMYCKREPSNDLHLNPLPTHLSDHERDPLLVNPEEVIENSHMSEELFNLYLHQNYVDFFSDIDDIVRASNYLSDADFLTVDWNHRSTMWKYSASVATRGLIHANKARARADCKGGAGFKPLHKPQWLSISKKKNIKKNCLAAKGFFSNFCLAPICLQTELLPYLALLTNPMRNQAQINFIQDVGRFPFKRYSTRLTLETLTDKDPGVVELSNEEEDCSRPQLSMTPDQTVAAAQETLTSPFASVAGQSGGGDLPSSQPQPTITQAFLGEEELIIEEYDSD from the exons ATGGCTAGGAAGTCTGGAGCCTGGAACTGTGGTCTCAAA AATGAACTTGCGGTTCACAAAAAGA TTGAAGAGGTTGACAATTGGCTAAAGGCCCATACATCAGAGAGATGCCATCACCAA GATGGCTCCATCTTACTGTTAACGGGTGCTGCGGGCACTGGCAAGACTGCCACAATACAGGTTCTTGTAAAG GAGCTGGGAATTCAGCTGCACGAATGGATAAACCCTTTATCACAGAATAAGTTTAAAATCCGTGATGAATTTGAAGACTACTATAATACGG ACTCCAGTTTCCAAGCATACATGAGCAAGCCACAGTCTGTACTATTTCAAGAATTTTTGCTGCGAGCCAACAAATATAAAAAACTCCAGATGGTGGGAGATACT TGGAGACGGACAAGAAAACTGGTTCTTGTGGAA GATATCCCTAATCAGTTTTATAGAGAGCCCTCTTGTTTGCATGATATCTTACG GAAATTTGTTCAAACAGCCCGATGTCCATTGGTGTTCATAATTTCTGACAGCATTAGTGGAGACAGCAATCAACGGTTACTCTTCCCTAATGACGTCCAAAAGGAACTGGGTATCTTCAATATTAG TTTTAATCCTGTGGCTCCCACGAGCATGTTGAAAGTTCTGAGTAGAATATCCGCTCAAGAGGCTAGCAAG AATGCTGGCAAGTCTATTGTTGCTGACAAAAAGTGTACTGGAGATGCTCTGTACGGCAGCGCTGGAGATATCAGAAGTGCAATAAACAGTCTTCAATTTACTTTG GCTGCCCATTGGAACCAGATTCAGTTGCCGAACAGTAAAGGAAAATCTTCAGTAAGAACAGGCACATCTTCAAAGGGAAAATATGAAGGAAAATCTTCAAAGGCACGTGGAAAGGAAAGTGGCCTACCTGCCATTGAGGCAAGGACCAAATCTCTCTTCCTTTTTCGAGCTCTGGGAAAAATTATGTATTGTAAAC GAGAGCCATCCAATGACTTGCATTTGAATCCATTACCAACCCATTTATCTGATCATGAGAGGGATCCACTTCTGGTCAATCCCGAG GAGGTGATTGAAAATTCACACATGTCGGAGGAGTTGTTCAATCTTTACCTTCACCAAAATTATGTTGATTTCTTTAGTGACATAGACGACATTGTGCGTGCTAGTAACTATCTAAGTGATGCAGACTTCTTGACAGTAGATTGGAAT CATCGTTCGACGATGTGGAAATATAGTGCGTCTGTGGCTACCAGAGGGCTGATCCATGCTAACAAAGCTCGAGCTCGGGCTGATTGTAAAGGAGGAGCTGGTTTCAAACCTTTACACAAACCTCAGTGGCTGTCAATAAGCAAAAAG AAGAA TATAAAGAAAAATTGTCTTGCAGCCAAAggttttttttcaaacttttgttTAGCCCCAATTTGCCTTCAGACTGAGTTATTACCATACCTTGCTCTGCTGACAAACCCGATGAGAAATCAAG CACAAATTAATTTTATCCAAGATGTGGGAAGGTTTCCTTTCAAGCGATACTCTACAAG GCTAACGTTGGAAACGTTAACTGATAAGGATCCTGGTGTTGTGGAGCTCAGTAATGAGGAGGAAGACTGTTCCCGGCCTCAGCTGTCAATGACACCTGATCAGACAGTAGCAGCAGCACAAGAGACTCTGACATCACCTTTCGCCAGTGTTGCAGGACAGTCTGGAGGAGGGGACTTGCCAAGTAGCCAGCCTCAACCAACCATAACACAAGCCTTTCTGGGAGAAGAGGAACTAATCATTGAGGAATATGATAGTGACTAA